Proteins encoded in a region of the Carassius auratus strain Wakin unplaced genomic scaffold, ASM336829v1 scaf_tig00034142, whole genome shotgun sequence genome:
- the LOC113081400 gene encoding AP-3 complex subunit mu-1-like, producing the protein MIHSLFLINTSGDLFLEKHWKSVISRSVCDYFFEAREKAVEPDNVPPVIPTPHHYLITIYREKIFFVSVIQTEVPPLFVIEFLHRVAETFQDYFGECSETTIKDNVVIVYELLEEMLDNGFPLATESNILKELIRPPTILRSMVNTITGSSNVGETLPTGQLSSIPWRRAGVKYTNNEAYFDVVEEIDAILDKSGTTVFAEIQGVIDACVKLSGMPDLTLSFMNPRLLDDVSFHPCVRYKRWESERVISFIPPDGNFQLMSYHISAQNLVAIPIYVKQNISFFETGSSGRLDITVGPKQTMGKTVECLVVTIHMPKVVLSANLNATQGTYNYDPVTKILLWDIGKLNPQKLPNLKGSLSLLSGAPKPEENPSLNIDLKIQQLAISGLKVNRLDMYGEKYKPFKGVKYVTKAGKFQVRT; encoded by the exons ATGATCCACAGCTTGTTTCTGATAAACACTTCTGGAGATTTATTCCTGGAGAAACACTGGAAGAGTGTCATAAGCCGCTCCGTCTGTGATTATTTTTTCGAAGCACGAGAGAAGGCAGTGGAACCTGACAATGTGCCTCCTGTCATCCCCACCCCTCATCACTATCTCATAACCATCTACCGTGAGAAGATCTTCTTCGTTTCTGTCATCCAAACAGAAGTGCCTCCACTCTTTGTAATAGAATTTCTGCATCGGGTCGCAGAGACATTTCAG GACTATTTTGGAGAATGTTCTGAAACCACTATCAAGGACAATGTGGTCATAGTCTATGAACTCTTGGAGGAAATGTTGGACAACGGCTTCCCCCTCGCTACAGAATCCAACATCTTAAAAGAACTCATCAGACCTCCCACAATCCTACGGTCGATGGTCAACACCATCACAG GCAGTAGTAATGTTGGCGAAACCCTCCCTACTGGTCAGCTCTCCAGCATTCCATGGAGAAGAGCAGGTGTGAAATATACCAATAATGAGGCTTACTTTGATGTGGTGGAAGAAATCGATGCCATCCTGGATAAGTCTG GAACTACAGTTTTTGCAGAAATCCAGGGAGTTATTGATGCTTGTGTCAAGCTTTCTGGAATGCCAGACCTTACTCTCTCATTTATG AACCCCAGACTCCTGGACGACGTGAGCTTCCATCCATGTGTCCGTTATAAGAGATGGGAAAGTGAGAGAGTTATCTCCTTCATTCCCCCCGATGGAAACTTTCAGCTCATGTCGTATCACATCAGTGCGCAAAA CCTCGTAGCAATCCCGATATATGTGAAGCAGAACATCAGTTTCTTTGAGACTGGTTCTTCAGGACGACTGGACATCACTGTGGGTCCTAAGCAGACCATGGGAAAGACTGTAGAGTGCTTGGTAGTGACCATACACATGCCAAAAGTGGTTCTCAGTGCCAACCTCAATGCGACTCAGGGAACCTACAACTATGACCCTGTCACAAAG ATTTTGTTGTGGGATATAGGGAAACTTAACCCCCAGAAGCTTCCCAATCTGAAAGGAAGTCTAAGTCTGCTGTCTGGAGCTCCTAAACCAGAAGAGAACCCAAGTCTGAACATCGACCTGAAAATCCAGCAGTTAGCCATCTCAG GATTGAAAGTCAATCGTCTAGACATGTATGGAGAGAAATATAAACCATTCAAGGGTGTGAAATATGTGACCAAAGCTGGGAAGTTCCAGGTCAGGACATGA